GCGCTCTCCGAGACGGATCCTGAGTACGGCGGGACACGAGAAACCCCGTCGGAATCCGGCAGGACCATCTGCCAAGGCTAAATACTCCCTAGTGACCGATAGCGAAGCAGTACCGTGAGGGAAAGGTGAAAAGCACCGCGGAAGCGGAGTGAAAGAGAACCTGAAACCGTGCGCTTACAAGAAGTCAGAGCCCAATTTAGGGGTGATGGCGTGCCTTTTGTAGAATGAACCGGCGAGTTACGTTCCCGTGCAAGGTTAAGGTGAAGAGCCGCAGCCGCAGCGAAAGCGAGTCTGAATAGGGCGAATTGAGTACGTGGACGTAGACCCGAAACCGGGTGATCTACCCCTGTCCAGGGTGAAGGTGCGGTAACACGCACTGGAGGCCCGAACCCACGAACGTTGAAAAGTTCGGGGATGAGGTGGGGGTAGGGGAGAAATTCCAATCGAACCCGGAGATAGCTGGTTCTCCCCGAAATAGCTTTAGGGCTAGCCTCGGCGTAAGAGTCATGGAGGTAGAGCACGGATGGGGTGCGGGGCCCGCCAAGGGTTACCAAGTCCCGTCAAACTCCGAATGCCATAGACTTATCGCCGGGAGTCAGACGGTGAGTGCTAAGATCCATCGTCAAGAGGGAAACAGCCCAGATCATCAGCTAAGGTCCCCAAGTGTGTGTTAAGTGGGAAAGGATGTGGAGTTGCCCAGACAACCAGGATGTTGGCTTAGAAGCAGCCACCATTGAAAGAGTGCGTAATAGCTCACTGGTCGAGTGACTCTGCGCCGAAAATGTAACGGGGCTAAACACACCACCGAAGCTATGGCTAGGCAATCGCAAGATTGTCCTGGGGTAGGGGAGCGTTGAATACGGGTTGAAGGTATACCGTAAGGAGTGCTGGACTGTATTCAAGTGAGAATGCCGGTATGAGTAACGAAAAGACAAGTGAGAATCTTGTCCGCCGAAAGCCTAAGGGTTCCTGAGGAAGGCTCGTCCGCTCAGGGTAAGTCGGGACCTAAGGCGAGGCCGAAAGGCGTAGTCGAAGGACAACAGGTTGAGATTCCTGTACCACCGTAAACCGTTATGAGCGATTGGGGTGACGCAGAAGGGCAGTGACGCGGGGCGATGGAATGCCCCGTCCAAGCAGTGAGGCTGGTTGATCGGCAAATCCGTCAACCGATAAGGCTGGGCTGTGATGGGGAGGGAAAATTACAGTACCGAAGGTCATGGGCTCCGGCTGCCGAGAAAAGCCTCTAGCCAGGTGAAGGTGCCCGTACCGCAAACCGACACAGGTAGGCGAGCAGAGTATGCTAAGGCGCGCGGAAGAACTCTCGTTAAGGAACTCGGCAACATGACCCCGTAACTTCGGGAGAAGGGGTGCCTCGGTAGGGTGAATAGCCCGAGGGGGCCGCAGTGAAAAGGCCCAAGCGACTGTTTAGCAAAAACACAGGTCTGTGCGAAGCCGTAAGGCGAAGTATACGGGCTGACGCCTGCCCGGTGCTGGAAGGTTAAGGGGAGCGGTAAGCCGCAAGGCGAAGCTGTGAACCGAAGCCCCAGTAAACGGCGGCCGTAACTATAACGGTCCTAAGGTAGCGAAATTCCTTGTCAGGTAAATTCTGACCCGCACGAATGGCGTAACGACTTGGGCGCTGTCTCAACGAGAGATCCGGTGAAATTTTAATACCTGTGAAGATGCAGGTTACCCGCGACAAGACGGAAAGACCCCATGGAGCTTTACTGCAGCTTGATATTGGACTTTGGTACGATCTGTACAGGATAGGTGGGAGCCTAAGAAGCCGGAGCGCCAGCTTCGGTGGAGGCGCCGTTGGGATACCACCCTGATCGTATCGGAGTTCTAACCTGCTACCCTGAAACGGGTAGAGGGACCGTGTCAGGCGGGCAGTTTGACTGGGGCGGTCGCCTCCTAAAGCGTAACGGAGGCGCCCAAAGGTTCCCTCAGAATGGTTGGAAATCATTCGAAGCGTGTAAAGGCAGAAGGGAGCTTGACTGCGAGACCGACAAGTCGAGCAGGGACGAAAGTCGGGCTTAGTGATCCGGTGGTACCGCATGGAAGGGCCATCGCTCAACGGATAAAAGCTACCCTGGGGATAACAGGCTTATCTCCCCCAAGAGTCCACATCGACGGGGAGGTTTGGCACCTCGATGTCGGCTCATCGCATCCTGGGGCTGAAGTAGGTCCCAAGGGTTGGGCTGTTCGCCCATTAAAGCGGTACGCGAGCTGGGTTCAGAACGTCGTGAGACAGTTCGGTCCCTATCTGTCGCGGGCGCAGGAAATTTGAGAGGAGCTGTCCTTAGTACGAGAGGACCGGGATGGACGTACCGCTGGTGTACCAGTTGTTCCGCCAGGAGCACCGCTGGGTAGCCAAGTACGGACGGGATAAGCGCTGAAAGCATCTAAGCGTGAAGCCCCCCTCAAGATGAGATTTCCCAGTATGTAAGACCCCTGGAAGACGACCAGGTTGATAGGTTCGAGGTGGAAGCGCGGCAACGTGTGCAGCTGACGAATACTAATCGGTCGAGGGCTTATCCTATCGGTGTTCACGGACACGTGAACGCCGCTTCGGAAGACCAGCTAAAGAATTGATCGGATGTTCGTATCCAGTTTTCAGGGTGTAAGGTCTTTTTGTCTTCCGACAAGCGCGGAGACATCGGTGATCATTACGCGCAGCGTTTGGCGACGCTGTGTACCTGAATATCTGCCCGGATAACGGGCCAGTATTGTGGCGGCATAGCTCAGCTGGCTAGAGCGTACGGTTCATACCCGTGAGGTCGGGGGTTCGATCCCCTCTGCCGCTACCATTTACATATGGAGGCTTAGCTCAGCTGGGAGAGCATCTGCCTTACAAGCAGAGGGTCGGGGGTTCGATCCCCTCAGCCTCCACCATATTGCAAACGCGGAGCCGTGGTGTAGAGGCCTAACATGCCTGCCTGTCACGCAGGAGACCGCGGGTTCGAATCCCGTCGGCTCCGCCATTTGCCTTGATAAACATTGGGAATCCAAACAAACGTGGCTCGGTAGCTCAGTTGGTAGAGCAGAGGACTGAAAATCCTCGTGTCGGCGGTTCGATTCCGTCCCGAGCCACCATTTTTTTGTTTTTTTTTCGTGGAGGGCTAGCGAAGTGGCCAAACGCAGCAGACTGTAAATCTGTTCTCTGACGAGTTCGGTGGTTCGAATCCATCGCCCTCCACCATTTCCTACAAGTTAGAGCCATTAGCTCAGTTGGTAGAGCACCTGACTTTTAATCAGGGTGTCGTAGGTTCGAGTCCTACATGGCTCACCATATCTTAAAGCAGCGCCTGCGGCATTCCGCAGGCTTTTTTTTGTTTTACAGGAAAGTTGACGTTTCCACTTACCTTTTGTTTCGCGATTTCAAGTAAAGAAACTTGTTCGGTTGTCGAGAGACGGTGTCACCCGTTCACCTGGCTTTGTCGACAGCCTGGACGGTGTCAACCGTTTCTACTTCTTTCCCGCCATGCCGTCTTAGGCTGAATTTCGGCGTTATGTATGTTACAATGGCCTAAAAAAGCGCTTCATGTGCGTTAACCGATAGGGGCCAAGGGATGATCGATAAGAAATGGATCGAACAGCTGCAGGCGATTTTGGAAAGCCCGGTCCGGCACCTGCGCATTTCCTTCGATGAGTGGCATGAGCATCAAATGAACGGCCGGAACGGCGGCGGGCAGCGGAAAGCGAAAGTCACTCCGGGAGACTCCATCCAGCGCGAGGATGGACAGCTGATGTTTGCGATACGAAGCGACCAGCAGGAAGTGGAAGCTGTCGCTATACCGTCGGAAGCGGTCAGTAAACAAACCGCCCGTCTGATCGGCTGGGCCTTGGACCAGCTGCGCGGACATGCGGTTAAGGGCCAGGAGAGCATATCGGAAACCGAACGGCATGCGAAGGAGCTGGGGGATTGGATCGCGGAGCAGCTCGATCTAAGCGAGCCGCAGACGACAATTCCCGACCGGTACGCGGCGAAGGGCCGGCTTTTTTCCGAGATGATTCCTTTCCTGCTGGTTTGCGTGCAAAGCGAGACGGGGCGATCCAGCTACAGCGAGCTGGAAAAGCTGCTGCGCACCTTTTTGTCCGAAGAGGCGATGCTGATTCCGCTGAAGGAACAGGAGTGGCTGATTCTCGGGCCGATCACGCTGATCCAGGATGCGCAGTCTGAAGATAAGGACGAGGAAAGCGAAGAATCGCTTGAGGAAAGTCTCGGACAGATTGCGTCCGGCCTTCATGACATGCTGGCCAGCGAGTGGATCGGCGAGTGCCATCTGGCGGTCTCCTATCCGATCTCGCCTGCAAGCTCGCTTATCGCAACAGCTCAGCTGCTTCGAGAGACGATCAATTTGGGGCGGACGTTCCATGTCGGAACGAACATTCACCTCCCGTGGCTACTTCATCTAGAACGGCTGCTCAGCGCCATTCCGGAGACGCAGCGCATTAAATTCGTCGAACAGGCGTTGAAGCGGACGGATGTCTTTTTAGAGCCCGAAATATTAACCACATTAGAAACCTTCTTTTCGCTCGACTGCAACGTAAGCGAGACGGCCAAAAAACTGTACATTCACCGTAATACGCTGCTGTACCGGCTGGACAAGCTAAAGCAGGAAACAGAGCTCGACGTCAGGCAATTTCGCGATGCGGTCCTTGTCAAAATTATTTTATTATTGTACAAAGTGACGAAAAGGAAGTAGTTTTTTTGTAGAGTTTGTGCATAGTCACAGGACGGGTGCTGATATAAGATAGTTGTAGTGATCAACAAATTTCCGTTAGGGGGAAAATCTCATGGCAGGTGTACGCTTAGAGCACATCTACAAAAAATACGCTGGTTCTGATGCCGCTTCCGTAAAAGATGTTAATCTCGATATTAAAGATAAGGAGTTTCTCGTTCTGGTCGGTCCTTCCGGCTGCGGCAAATCGACGACGCTGCGGATGATCGCCGGCCTCGAGGAAATTTCCGAAGGCAAATTGTTCATCGGCGACCGTCTGGTGAACGACGTCGCTCCGAAAGACCGCGACATCGCGATGGTGTTCCAGTCCTACGCGCTGTATCCGCACATGAACGTGTACCAAAACATGGCGTTTGGTCTTAAGCTTCGCAAATTCAAAAAGGCGGAAATCGACAAGCGTGTTCGCGAAGCCGCCAAAATTCTCGATATCGAGCATCTGCTCGACCGTAAGCCGAAGGCATTGTCCGGCGGTCAACGCCAGCGTGTCGCTTTGGGACGCGCAATCGTCCGTGAACCCCAAGTGTTCCTGATGGACGAACCGCTCTCCAACCTTGACGCAAAGCTGCGCGGTCAAATGCGCGCGGAAATTACGAAGCTGGCCAAGCGTTTGGAAACGACCGTTATTTACGTTACCCACGACCAGATCGAAGCCATGACGATGGGCGACCGGATTGTGGTTATGAAAGACGGCGTTATCCAGCAAGCGGCTTCCCCGGAGGAGCTGTACAACCATCCGGTTAACATTTTCGTAGCCGGCTTTATCGGTTCGCCGACGATGAACTTCATCAACGGCACGCTCTCCGAGCAGGGCGGCGCTCTTCATTTCAAAACGACCGGCATCGATGTTGTCGTTCCGGAAGGCAAAGCGCAGCTGCTGCGCGACAAGGGTTATCTCGGCAAAGAAATCATCATCGGTATTCGTCCGGAGGACATCCACGAAGAGCCGGTATTCCTGGAAGCTTCGCCGAACACGATCGTGAGTGCGCATGTGGAAGTGGCGGAGAACCTCGGTCACGAAAGCCTGCTGTACTTGGCCGGTCTGGGCAAAGACAACGTTATCGCTCGCGTTGACGGCCGTTCGGGCACGAAAGAAGGCGCGAACGTGAAGCTTGCGCTGGATATGAACAAGGTTCATGTCTTCGATAAAGACAGCGAACTGAACGTATTCGAAATCTAAGATTCGGCTTTTGCCGCTAAACCAAGCAGTCGTTCGATTTTAAATCGGGCGGCTGCTTTTTTATGGCCGGTTGACCGAAAATGGGGCGGGACGTTGCGTTTGACGCTTTTTTCTTATACGATGTGAATGAGTAAATTGGAACTAGCAACCTGGGTCAGAGCAGAATGAGCTGCTGCAACTTGAGGAGGACTGGCAATGCCTAAAAAAGTAAAAGTATCCGAGCTGGTCAGCCAGTTTCAGCTGGAAATCGTAAGCGGAGAAGACGGCCTGCGCCGAAATATTACCGTTGACGATTTGTCCCGGCCTGGACTGGAGATGGCGGGCTATTTTCATTATTACCCGAATGAACGCGTGCAAATTCTCGGCCGTACCGAGCTAGCGTTTATGGAGACGCTCAGCGGCGAGGAACGAATTGACCGGATCGAGCGGTTGTGCGATGACGAGACGCCGTGTTTTATCATAACGCGCGGGCTTGAAGCCCCGAAGGAATTGATCGAGGAATCCAACCGCAAACAAATTCCGGTGCTGCGCAGTCATGTGGCGACGACGATTCTGATCAGCCGCATTACCAACTTTTTGGAACGCAGGCTGGCTCCGTCGGCCACGATTCACGGCGTGCTCGTCGACATCTATGGCGTCGGCATGCTCATTACGGGCGGAAGCGGAATCGGCAAAAGCGAAACGGCGCTTGAGCTGGTAAAA
This genomic window from Paenibacillus humicola contains:
- a CDS encoding PucR family transcriptional regulator — protein: MIDKKWIEQLQAILESPVRHLRISFDEWHEHQMNGRNGGGQRKAKVTPGDSIQREDGQLMFAIRSDQQEVEAVAIPSEAVSKQTARLIGWALDQLRGHAVKGQESISETERHAKELGDWIAEQLDLSEPQTTIPDRYAAKGRLFSEMIPFLLVCVQSETGRSSYSELEKLLRTFLSEEAMLIPLKEQEWLILGPITLIQDAQSEDKDEESEESLEESLGQIASGLHDMLASEWIGECHLAVSYPISPASSLIATAQLLRETINLGRTFHVGTNIHLPWLLHLERLLSAIPETQRIKFVEQALKRTDVFLEPEILTTLETFFSLDCNVSETAKKLYIHRNTLLYRLDKLKQETELDVRQFRDAVLVKIILLLYKVTKRK
- a CDS encoding ABC transporter ATP-binding protein; its protein translation is MAGVRLEHIYKKYAGSDAASVKDVNLDIKDKEFLVLVGPSGCGKSTTLRMIAGLEEISEGKLFIGDRLVNDVAPKDRDIAMVFQSYALYPHMNVYQNMAFGLKLRKFKKAEIDKRVREAAKILDIEHLLDRKPKALSGGQRQRVALGRAIVREPQVFLMDEPLSNLDAKLRGQMRAEITKLAKRLETTVIYVTHDQIEAMTMGDRIVVMKDGVIQQAASPEELYNHPVNIFVAGFIGSPTMNFINGTLSEQGGALHFKTTGIDVVVPEGKAQLLRDKGYLGKEIIIGIRPEDIHEEPVFLEASPNTIVSAHVEVAENLGHESLLYLAGLGKDNVIARVDGRSGTKEGANVKLALDMNKVHVFDKDSELNVFEI
- the hprK gene encoding HPr(Ser) kinase/phosphatase, whose amino-acid sequence is MPKKVKVSELVSQFQLEIVSGEDGLRRNITVDDLSRPGLEMAGYFHYYPNERVQILGRTELAFMETLSGEERIDRIERLCDDETPCFIITRGLEAPKELIEESNRKQIPVLRSHVATTILISRITNFLERRLAPSATIHGVLVDIYGVGMLITGGSGIGKSETALELVKRGHRLVADDAVEIRQTSDGQLHGSAPELIRHLLEIRGLGIINVMTLFGAGAVRSMKRISVVIKLENWQPDKQYDRLGLDEELTRIIDTDIPLVTVPVQPGRNLAVIIEVAAMNFRLKRMGYNAALQFTNKLTETIADDSDDFD